The DNA sequence GATTGAAGCCATTTTGTTGGAAGCTGGAGCCAAGGAAAAACTGGCTTTTTGGCAAGATAAGAAGTGTTCAATTACGTAGCCTCATTTAGTCATCTgaattttgcattgaaaatagACCTAGATTTGAGACAATTATCTTCATCTACGAATGAATTGAGCCCTCCTGGTGGGGTGAGCGAGTCGTTGTGTTGGTCGAAGGTAAACTACCCGATGGATGTCGACTCTGActatgatggtgatgatgatggtgatgatggtgtttGCTCCCGTCACCTGGAAGCAGTTGATGGCCATCCAAACCCCATTGTTCCACAGCCTTTTGTGCCATGATTTCATCGGTCTGCTCCGAGGTCTGCAATTTACCAAGAAAATAGGTCAGCGATCGGGAACAAATAGAGCCAATGGGTGATTTGATTTTACCGAAGTCAAGCATCGAATTGCCTCTTTAGGCGTTTGACATCCGAAGAGAGCGGTTTTAGTCGTCTCTATGAGTTGAATGGCAAGGTAAATCAAAATTACAAAAGATCCACCAATTACTTTATCCCAGACTTTTTCCAAGGCTGCTTCGTGAAGAACACCGGCAAATCCTCGCCTCACCCACGTCTCGAAAGGCAGTTCCTCGATCAAGCCAATCTTTTCCAAATGCCTTTTATAACCAAGAGGATGTCAATATGAACCCTTTAGAACCAACGGCTCAATCGATTCCCCCCTTACCCGAATAATTTGGAGGTTGTGGAACTATTCCCCAATTTAGTGAGGAACGAATGATTTAGCTCTGACATCGTCTCTTGAGAGAGGGTCTCCAATTGTTGGGTGAGACCCTTGGCAATCCAAAAGACCTCGATCTCATCCTCGCTCAACTTGGTCATGGTCTCGGCCACGGCCATGAAATGCTGGGCACGAGGTTGGCTCAATTGCTTCTCCGACTCAAAATAAAGACATTTGGCAAAGAGCAAATAGGCCACGGCCATGTTTTTCGCTTTAGGCCAAGTGGTGTGAACCTTCTCCATGACCTTCAAGGCTCGCATCACATCGTGGTACGGCTTGGCCCTCCATTTCCACACATAGTCCGCATTATTCTGATGACTGGCCGTGATACCTATCCAAATTCAACATGTCAATGTCATTTCCTTGAAAGTGATTCTATCACCGCCCTACCTAATATAACCTTCCAAAGGTGAAGCCGTC is a window from the Tigriopus californicus strain San Diego chromosome 2, Tcal_SD_v2.1, whole genome shotgun sequence genome containing:
- the LOC131877128 gene encoding TBC1 domain family member 7-like isoform X2: MYLSQVGMRVGEHLVLIVFFSSMAHPSPKAKVRHDSAVHPAAPDEEGRRAQSSSVSRSESQHKDERNFRSHYLGKVGLLGVDEKKTLELLLNEDPVSISKCAHFAIKCPVPSARRLHLWKVILGITASHQNNADYVWKWRAKPYHDVMRALKVMEKVHTTWPKAKNMAVAYLLFAKCLYFESEKQLSQPRAQHFMAVAETMTKLSEDEIEVFWIAKGLTQQLETLSQETMSELNHSFLTKLGNSSTTSKLFGPRSRPMKSWHKRLWNNGVWMAINCFQVTGANTIITIIITIIVRVDIHRVVYLRPTQRLAHPTRRAQFIRR
- the LOC131877128 gene encoding TBC1 domain family member 7-like isoform X1, producing MYLSQVGMRVGEHLVLIVFFSSMAHPSPKAKVRHDSAVHPAAPDEEGRRAQSSSVSRSESQHKDERNFRSHYLGKVGLLGVDEKKTLELLLNEDPVSISKCAHFAIKCPVPSARRLHLWKVILGITASHQNNADYVWKWRAKPYHDVMRALKVMEKVHTTWPKAKNMAVAYLLFAKCLYFESEKQLSQPRAQHFMAVAETMTKLSEDEIEVFWIAKGLTQQLETLSQETMSELNHSFLTKLGNSSTTSKLFGHLEKIGLIEELPFETWVRRGFAGVLHEAALEKVWDKVIGGSFVILIYLAIQLIETTKTALFGCQTPKEAIRCLTSTSEQTDEIMAQKAVEQWGLDGHQLLPGDGSKHHHHHHHHHHSQSRHPSGSLPSTNTTTRSPHQEGSIHS